The Pseudomonas sp. MM223 genome segment TCGACGAATCCGTGGACAAAGTGTGGCGGCCGAAGAACGACACCAACACCTTCCTCGGCCCGATCCGCATGCGCGAAGCGCTGTACAAGTCGCGCAACCTGGTGTCGATCCGCTTGCTGCAAGCCATGGGTGTAGACCGCACCATCGACTACATTGCCAAGTTCGGCTTCAACAAGCAGGACCTGCCGCGCAACCTGTCGCTGGCCCTGGGCACCGCCACCCTGACCCCGATGGAAATCGCCACCGGCTGGAGCACCTTTGCCAACGGCGGCTACAAGATCACCCCGTACCTGATCGACCGCATCGAAAGCCGCAGCGGTGAAACGCTGTTCACCGCCAACCCACCCCGCGTACCGCAAGGTGCCGAGGACCAGGCAGGCCTGGCTGCACCCGAACAGCCAATCAGCACCGCCGCCATGCCAGGTGAGGCACCTTCCGCCTTCAACCCGGTGGCCGCTGCACCGCAGGCGCCGGCTGTGGCCGAGCAGATCATCGACGGGCGCACCACCTACATTCTCACCAGCATGCTGCAGGATGTGATCAAGCGCGGTACCGGCCGCCGGGCACTGGCCTTGGGCCGCACCGACCTGGCGGGCAAGACGGGTACTACCAACGAGTCCAAGGACGCCTGGTTCTCCGGCTACAACGCCGATTACGTGACCACTGTGTGGGTTGGTTTCGACCAGCCGGAAACCCTCGGCCGCCGCGAGTACGGCGGCACCGCGGCGCTGCCGATCTGGATGAGCTTCATGGGCGCGGCACTGAAGGACAAACCGAATCACGCACCGGCAGAACCGGAGGGCATCCTTAGCCTGCGCGTCGACCCGATCAGCGGCCGCGCTGCCTCGCCGAGCACGCCGAATGCGTACTTCGAGCTGTTCAAGGCCGAAGATTCGCCGCCGTCGGTGGATGAACTTGGCAATGGCGCGGCACCGGGCAGCCCGCTGCCAGCCGATGAAGCAGCGCCGATGGATCTGTTCTAATACCCTGCAGGCAAACGTCGCCCATGTAGGAGCGGCCTTGCGCCGCGAAAGGGCCGCACAGCGGCCCCGGCAATATCTGTTTGGTGCATAGATCCTGGGGGCGCTTCGCCCCCCTTTCGCGGCACAAGGCCGCCCCTACAGAGCCGGGACCTCGGCAAATAAAAAGCCCCGGCTCATACGAGCCGGGGCTTTTTCGTGTCGCTACAGCGGCAATCAGCCGTTGAACACGTCATCCACGCTGGTCAGCGGGTAGTGCTTCGGATACGGCAGGGTAGCCACGCCGGATTCGATGGCGGCCTTGGCCACAGCGTCGGAAACGACGGTGATCAGGCGTGCGTCCAGCGGCTTCGGAATGATGTACTCACGACCGAACTCCAGGCCTTCGACACCGTAGGCTTCGCACACTTCTTTCGGCACTGGCAACTTGGCCAGGTCCTTCAGGGCGATGGCGGCGGCGATCTTCATTTCTTCGTTGATACGCTTGGCACGAACGTCCAGGGCACCACGGAAGATGAACGGGAAGCCCAGAACGTTGTTGACCTGGTTCGGGTAGTCGGAACGGCCGGTGGCCATGATCACGTCGCTGCGAGTGGCGTGGGCCAGCTCTGGCGAAATTTCCGGGTCCGGGTTCGAGCAAGCGAACACGATCGGGTTGGCAGCCATCGACTTCAGGCCTTCCGGGCTCAGCAGGTTCGGGCCGGACAGGCCTACGAACACATCGGCACCGTTCAGGGCATCAGCCAGGGTGCGCTTGTCGGTAGCGTGGGCGAACTGAGCCTTGTACTGGTTCAGGTCGTCACGGCCAGCGTGAATCACGCCGCTGCGGTCGATCATGTAGATGTTCTCGACCTGTGCACCCATGCTCACCAGCAGCTTCATGCAGGAGATGGCGGCAGCACCAGCACCCAGGCAGACGATTTTGGCGTCTTCGAGCTTCTTGCCGGCGATTTCCAGGGCGTTGATCATGCCGGCCGCGGTAACGATGGCGGTGCCGTGCTGGTCATCGTGGAACACCGGGATGTCGCACTGTTCGATCAGGGTGCGCTCGATTTCAAAGCACTCAGGTGCCTTGATGTCTTCGAGGTTGATACCACCGAAGGTGATCGAGATGCGGCGAACGGTGTCGATGAACGCTTGCGGGCTTTCCGATTCGACTTCGATGTCGAACACGTCAATACCGGCGAAACGCTTGAACAGAACACCCTTGCCTTCCATGACCGGCTTGGAAGCCAGTGGGCCGAGGTCACCCAGACCGAGGATGGCGGTGCCATCGGAAATCACCGCAACCAGGTTGCCTTTGCCGGTGTATTTGTAAGCCAGCTCTGGGTCACGGCCGATTTCACGCACGGGCTCAGCAACACCTGGGCTGTAAGCCAGGGCGAGGTCACGGGCGGTGGCAGTGGGCTTGGAAAGTTCGACGCTCAGTTTCCCCGGACGAGGTTGAGCGTGGTATTCGAGAGCGGCGGTTTTCAGGTCTGACATGGTGGGCATTCCGCTATTTACTGTTCTGACGGACCGCCGAGGATACGCAAAGAGCCGGGGAGTCACAAGACTGGTCGGTCACTTGTGTCAAGGCCTTTAGCCTACGACTTTACGCTATAACCCACGGGGGCATACGGCTAACAGTGTGTACAATCCAATAGCGAAATGTCTACATCTTTTAGCCTGTAAAACGCTCCAACATGCTCGGATCGGTCAATGGCAACATCCAACGTCGCTGCCCAGGCTTCAGGCCACCCTTGCGGGAACGGTCCAGCACCCAGCCACGCGCTTCGACCTGGCGTCCCTTGAGATTATCGAAGAAGCTGGCGGGGAAGTTCCGTTGCAGACGAGCGGGAACCTGTAACACTACAGCGTCGTCCAGGGTCAGCCAGACCCCGCCCCGGTTGCGCTCGATACCCGTGATGCGGCCAGCGATCACCGCGAAACCCGACTGCCTGACATCCCCGGCAGGCACCACGGGCGAACGGCGCCACAAACCATTGCCGGCCTTGCGCGCCGCTTGCTCGGCAACCTGCTGGCAGCCGCTGAGGCTTACGTTGGGGGCAACTGCCACGCGATAACCCAAGCCCTCGCTGAGCAACCGTGCTTCAAGATTGTCGCCATTCAGGCCGTAGATATGCGCCAGTGTGCGGCCATATTTGTCTTTATTTTCAATGCCAGCTACCAGCCCGACGCGCCCTTCACTGGCGTTGACCAAGGCTTGCAGGCGTCGCTTGGCGGCTTCGGCATAGGGCTCGCTGGTACGCCCTTTGCGGCCGATTTCCGGGGCATTGATACCGATCAGGCGCACGCTGCGGCCATCAACCAGGCGCAAGGTATCGCCATCCACAACCTGGCGTACCAGCACTTGCTGTGGCTGCTCCGGCAACGGGCAGAACGCCAAGGCTGGGAAATGCCAGATGACGCCCATAAAAAAAGCGCCCACAAGGGGCGCTTTTTTTTGCAGCAATGCGAAACCCGAGGGGTTCGCCGTGCGCATGATTACTTCTTGGCACCGAACATGCCGAAGCGATCGGCGAACTTCTGTACGCGACCACCGGTGTCCAGGACTTTCTGCTTACCGGTGTAGAACGGGTGGCACAGGTTGCAAACGTCGATCGACAGGGTGTTGCCCAGGGTCGAACGGCTTTCGAACTTGTTGCCGCAGCTGCAGGTGACTGCAACTACTTCATAGTTCGGGTGGATACCTTCTTTCATGGTCGCTTCCTCGAGCTGCGTGCCGCCATCCAACACCAATTGTTGAATACCGCACGTAATTAGGCGGCAAATAATACCAGAGCGCTGCGCCAGTGCAAGTTGTCGCTTGCACCGACCGTCGTCTGCTAGGCTCGCCAGTCTTTGATACGCCCTCCGAGACCTTTCGCGTGCCCGACGTCATCCTGCGCCTTGCCCTGCCCTCCCCGCTGCGTCGCCTGTTCGACTACAAGGCCCCTGCGAGCATGGCGCGCCAGGCCTTGACCCCGGGCATGCGCATTCGCGTGCCATTCGGCCGCCGCGAAATGATCGGCGTGCTGGTGGAGGTGTGCGCGCAAAGCGAGGTGCCGGCCGACAAGCTGAAGCCGGCCAGCGCCCTGCTTGACCCGGTATCGCCGATCCCGCCTTCGCTGTTCAAGCTGTGCCTGTGGACTGCCCAATACTACCAACACAGCCTGGGCGACACCCTTAGCTGGGCCCTGCCAACGCTGTTGCGCCAGGGCGAACCCGCCGAGATGCGCCAGGAGCGCTTCTGGCATATCGCCCCCGGCGCCCGCCTGGAAGACCCGCGCATCGCCCGCGCGCCGCGCCAGCGCGACGCCCTCAAGACCTTGGCCCAGCACCCGCACGGCGTGGCCCACAGCCTGTTGGCCAAGCTCAACCTGAACAAGGACAGCCTCGACCTGCTGCTGGCCAAGGAACTGGTCCAGATTGAAGTCCGCCGGCACCTGCCGGCGCTGCGCCACGAACACTGGCTGGCACAGCCGGAGTTACCGCTTAACGAAGAGCAGCGCGACGCCTTTGACGCCGTGCGTGAAGGCTTTGGGGGCTTTGGTGCGTTCCTGCTGGCCGGCGTCACTGGCAGCGGCAAGACCGAGGTGTACCTGCAACTGATTCGTGAAACCCTGGAAGCCGGGAAGCAGGCACTGGTACTGATCCCGGAGATCAACCTCGGCCCACAGACCCTGGCGCGCTTCGAGCAA includes the following:
- the maeB gene encoding NADP-dependent malic enzyme (*Name maeB); the protein is MSDLKTAALEYHAQPRPGKLSVELSKPTATARDLALAYSPGVAEPVREIGRDPELAYKYTGKGNLVAVISDGTAILGLGDLGPLASKPVMEGKGVLFKRFAGIDVFDIEVESESPQAFIDTVRRISITFGGINLEDIKAPECFEIERTLIEQCDIPVFHDDQHGTAIVTAAGMINALEIAGKKLEDAKIVCLGAGAAAISCMKLLVSMGAQVENIYMIDRSGVIHAGRDDLNQYKAQFAHATDKRTLADALNGADVFVGLSGPNLLSPEGLKSMAANPIVFACSNPDPEISPELAHATRSDVIMATGRSDYPNQVNNVLGFPFIFRGALDVRAKRINEEMKIAAAIALKDLAKLPVPKEVCEAYGVEGLEFGREYIIPKPLDARLITVVSDAVAKAAIESGVATLPYPKHYPLTSVDDVFNG
- the rpmE gene encoding 50S ribosomal protein L31 (*Name rpmE), which encodes MKEGIHPNYEVVAVTCSCGNKFESRSTLGNTLSIDVCNLCHPFYTGKQKVLDTGGRVQKFADRFGMFGAKK